Proteins from a genomic interval of Providencia stuartii:
- a CDS encoding acylphosphatase produces the protein MTKAAGRLFYIYGRVQGVGFRYQTYHWANQNGIKGYVCNREDGSVALGIYGSEQDICFVEEWLNAGGPPGAKIDHYFSENWATEKIADFSVRY, from the coding sequence ATGACAAAAGCAGCCGGACGTTTGTTTTATATTTATGGCCGTGTACAAGGGGTTGGTTTTCGCTATCAAACATATCATTGGGCTAATCAGAATGGAATAAAAGGATATGTTTGTAATCGCGAAGATGGCAGCGTTGCGCTAGGCATTTACGGCTCAGAGCAAGATATCTGCTTTGTAGAGGAATGGCTTAATGCAGGTGGTCCCCCTGGAGCAAAAATCGACCATTATTTTAGCGAAAACTGGGCAACTGAAAAAATAGCGGATTTTTCAGTCCGCTATTAA
- a CDS encoding SDR family NAD(P)-dependent oxidoreductase: protein MKNKHYAVVTGASSGIGREISIKLAERGFNIIAVARRDSLLNELKVELGKINEGIEVVTKSCDLSIIDDAISLYEELKVFDIRVWVNNAGVGYYGKAFSQPIKDTKALLNLNINTLAILSLMFVRDNQNIDGSQLINVSSAGGYTIVPTAVTYCGSKFFVSSFTEGVAHELLNLNAKIKVKLLAPAATKTDFGRVANGVEYYDYDKVFGTYHSSEELADFFIQLYDSNNVVGYVDRESFSFKLLDNKMPYANNNKFNQKI, encoded by the coding sequence ATGAAAAATAAACATTATGCGGTCGTTACAGGTGCGAGTTCAGGTATTGGACGTGAAATTTCAATAAAATTAGCTGAACGCGGGTTTAATATTATTGCAGTAGCGAGGCGAGACTCCTTGTTGAATGAATTGAAAGTCGAATTAGGCAAGATTAATGAAGGCATTGAGGTTGTCACAAAATCATGTGATTTATCTATTATCGATGATGCTATTTCACTTTATGAAGAGCTGAAAGTTTTTGATATTCGAGTATGGGTAAATAACGCTGGTGTTGGGTATTATGGGAAAGCATTTTCTCAGCCAATAAAAGATACAAAAGCTTTATTAAATTTGAATATTAATACACTCGCGATTTTATCGTTAATGTTCGTGCGCGATAACCAGAATATTGATGGTTCACAGCTGATCAATGTAAGTTCAGCAGGAGGATACACTATAGTACCTACAGCCGTTACCTATTGTGGTTCGAAATTCTTTGTCAGCTCTTTTACTGAGGGGGTGGCACATGAATTATTAAACTTAAACGCTAAAATTAAAGTTAAACTACTGGCTCCGGCAGCTACTAAAACAGATTTTGGTCGAGTTGCTAACGGGGTAGAATATTATGATTATGATAAGGTGTTTGGTACATATCATTCTAGCGAGGAATTAGCTGATTTCTTCATTCAGCTATATGATTCAAATAATGTTGTTGGATACGTCGATAGAGAAAGTTTTAGCTTTAAATTACTAGATAATAAAATGCCTTACGCGAACAACAACAAATTTAATCAAAAAATATAA
- the tssK gene encoding type VI secretion system baseplate subunit TssK, whose amino-acid sequence MKIYRPLWNEGALLSPQQFQQQAQWEDFTNQGVSGLSSPFTWRIETVELDESLLSSGRLQVHQLRAWLPDGALVDTQVSDITPEPRELNSAALSQTDSLVIVLALPLLQQGIVNVQKKGAFSERALRYREEWVNVSDLFGQDDESMAVARFNIAIRFQHENNEAWQTCPIARLTRDGQGGWIIDRKFIPPMTQFSASRELQERLALLNRQIRSRCQRLMAMRRESNERLADFAVADVSLFWLLNALNSHANVLMNYERYPQRHPEIIWAELTRLAGSLLTFSLEHDLATIPAYVHDDLENTFPPLFDLLSTLLETSLPSRVIALEMTHPDPQTWRASLHDLRLREEADFYLSVRSDKTAWEIAEKFPTLCKIGAPDTVNTLYSKALNGIPLTPVDRVPAALPVRMENQYFALDMEAPEMREMLEEGVCMLYVPSLFGFLELELFAVLRS is encoded by the coding sequence ATGAAAATTTACCGCCCATTATGGAATGAAGGGGCATTGCTCTCTCCGCAACAATTTCAACAACAAGCTCAGTGGGAAGACTTTACAAACCAAGGTGTTTCAGGTTTATCCTCTCCCTTTACTTGGAGGATAGAAACAGTGGAACTTGACGAATCGCTCTTGTCGTCTGGTCGTTTACAAGTTCACCAATTAAGGGCATGGTTACCTGATGGGGCATTAGTCGATACGCAAGTCAGTGATATCACTCCTGAGCCCCGAGAATTAAATTCAGCCGCGTTATCTCAAACAGACAGTCTTGTTATTGTGTTAGCATTGCCACTTCTCCAGCAAGGGATCGTGAATGTTCAAAAAAAAGGGGCTTTTTCAGAACGCGCGTTACGCTATCGTGAAGAGTGGGTGAATGTGTCGGACTTATTTGGTCAAGATGATGAATCCATGGCCGTTGCTCGCTTTAATATCGCTATTCGTTTTCAACATGAAAATAATGAAGCTTGGCAAACGTGTCCCATTGCGCGTCTAACTCGTGATGGTCAGGGAGGGTGGATTATAGATAGAAAGTTTATTCCTCCGATGACTCAATTTTCTGCGAGTCGAGAGCTACAAGAACGGTTAGCCTTGCTGAATCGGCAAATACGCTCTCGTTGCCAACGACTGATGGCAATGCGTCGAGAAAGCAATGAACGTTTAGCCGATTTTGCCGTCGCTGATGTTTCCTTATTTTGGTTGTTAAACGCCTTAAACTCCCATGCTAATGTTCTGATGAATTATGAACGTTACCCACAGCGCCACCCTGAAATCATTTGGGCTGAATTGACGCGTCTGGCGGGGAGTTTATTAACCTTTTCGTTAGAGCATGATCTTGCAACCATTCCTGCCTATGTCCATGACGACCTAGAAAATACGTTCCCACCTTTGTTTGACTTGCTCAGTACCTTGTTAGAAACCAGCTTGCCTTCACGCGTGATTGCGCTTGAAATGACGCACCCAGACCCACAAACTTGGCGAGCTTCATTGCATGACCTCAGGCTTAGAGAGGAAGCGGATTTTTATCTGTCTGTTCGTTCTGATAAAACCGCGTGGGAAATTGCCGAAAAATTCCCAACGCTGTGCAAAATTGGTGCGCCTGATACGGTTAATACACTTTACAGTAAAGCATTAAATGGTATTCCACTCACACCGGTTGACCGAGTGCCTGCGGCACTCCCTGTGCGCATGGAAAACCAATACTTTGCGCTGGATATGGAGGCTCCGGAGATGCGTGAAATGTTGGAAGAAGGTGTCTGTATGCTGTATGTGCCATCTTTATTTGGTTTCTTAGAGCTAGAACTGTTTGCGGTATTACGCTCATGA
- the tusE gene encoding sulfurtransferase TusE has protein sequence MLRFNGQEIETDSQGYLIDSQQWSEALIPLLAEQENITLTEEHLEIVRFVRAFYEEFNTSPAIRMLVKAVSQQFGEEKGNSRYLYRLFPKGPAKQATKLAGLPKPVKCI, from the coding sequence ATGTTGCGTTTTAACGGTCAAGAAATTGAGACTGATTCACAAGGCTACCTTATTGATAGCCAACAATGGAGCGAGGCGCTTATTCCTCTTCTCGCTGAGCAAGAAAATATTACGCTGACAGAAGAGCACCTTGAAATTGTTCGCTTTGTTCGTGCCTTTTACGAAGAGTTTAACACCTCACCCGCTATTCGTATGCTGGTAAAAGCGGTTTCACAGCAATTTGGAGAGGAAAAAGGAAATAGCCGCTACTTGTATCGACTATTCCCTAAAGGTCCCGCAAAGCAAGCCACGAAACTTGCTGGGTTACCAAAACCTGTCAAATGCATTTAA
- a CDS encoding MerR family transcriptional regulator, translated as MNYSISQFAQLTGFTIYTLRYYEKEGILKSSRQTNNHRYYSEDDIEWVKFITRLKETGMPLKKIKEYSILRNIGSSTSLERMNLLTEHYANLEKQILSLNEHLSNLKLKIQHYQEQLKK; from the coding sequence ATGAATTATTCAATCAGTCAGTTTGCACAACTAACCGGATTCACCATATACACCCTTAGATACTATGAAAAAGAAGGAATATTGAAATCATCTAGGCAAACCAATAATCATAGGTACTATTCTGAAGATGATATTGAGTGGGTTAAGTTTATTACTCGCTTAAAAGAAACGGGTATGCCTTTAAAAAAGATTAAAGAATACTCGATACTAAGAAATATAGGCTCATCTACCTCACTTGAGAGAATGAATTTGCTGACTGAACACTACGCTAACCTTGAAAAGCAAATTTTATCTTTGAATGAACACTTAAGTAACTTAAAACTTAAGATTCAGCATTATCAAGAACAATTAAAAAAATGA
- the tssL gene encoding type VI secretion system protein TssL, short form encodes MNQYIDIDKLMAKTWLMVTQLKYGRYDHDSESLYDTCCQQIDVVKSALGQTKLAPENIEHIIYAQCALLDKTAMELLARGDEEGDAFYAWRVAPLQARYFSSLDAGEALWDRIRSVLGQAQPNDAVLTCFHRVLMLGFSAHEATTEALSPERKLLMDKLTAQISPPESTLPLVIQYHQKFSLKLMRSFGFWSALLLIGITAITWGGQTWLNQLLSVV; translated from the coding sequence ATGAACCAATACATCGATATCGATAAACTCATGGCAAAAACCTGGTTGATGGTGACCCAGCTAAAATACGGTCGGTATGACCACGATTCAGAGTCCCTTTACGATACGTGTTGTCAACAAATTGATGTCGTAAAAAGTGCATTGGGCCAAACAAAACTAGCTCCCGAGAATATTGAGCACATTATCTATGCACAGTGTGCATTATTGGATAAAACCGCGATGGAACTATTGGCTCGGGGTGATGAAGAAGGTGACGCATTCTATGCTTGGCGAGTTGCCCCCTTACAAGCGCGCTATTTTTCATCGTTGGATGCAGGGGAAGCATTATGGGATCGTATTCGCTCAGTGTTGGGGCAGGCTCAACCGAACGATGCCGTATTAACCTGCTTCCATCGCGTCTTAATGCTCGGTTTTAGCGCCCACGAGGCTACAACTGAAGCGCTAAGTCCCGAGCGAAAATTATTAATGGATAAACTGACTGCACAGATATCACCGCCGGAGTCTACTTTGCCGTTAGTTATCCAGTATCATCAAAAATTCAGTCTAAAATTGATGCGCTCTTTCGGGTTTTGGAGTGCATTGTTGCTTATTGGTATTACCGCCATCACTTGGGGCGGTCAAACATGGCTCAATCAATTGTTGTCAGTAGTGTAA
- the hspQ gene encoding heat shock protein HspQ: MMITSKYGIGQQVRHKLLGYLGVVVDVDAEYSLEQPHDDDDIAANSTLRDLPWYHVVMEDDNGEAIHTYLAEAQITYETADDHPEQPSMDELAESIRSQLQAPRLRN; encoded by the coding sequence ATGATGATCACCAGTAAATATGGGATCGGGCAACAAGTTAGACATAAATTACTCGGCTACCTAGGCGTTGTAGTAGATGTTGATGCTGAATACTCGCTCGAACAACCGCATGACGATGATGATATTGCTGCAAACAGCACATTACGTGATTTGCCTTGGTATCACGTTGTTATGGAAGACGATAATGGCGAAGCTATTCATACTTATTTGGCAGAAGCTCAAATTACTTATGAAACCGCTGATGACCATCCAGAACAACCCTCTATGGACGAATTAGCTGAATCTATTCGTTCACAATTACAAGCACCACGCCTACGTAACTAA
- a CDS encoding helix-turn-helix transcriptional regulator: MPTVTTLKENLIRLPEVMRRTGYGKAWIYRLIETGQFPKSVKIGTRSIAFIESEVDEWVANKIAESRTGEVA, translated from the coding sequence ATGCCAACAGTAACAACCTTAAAAGAAAATCTCATTCGCTTACCGGAAGTTATGCGTCGTACTGGCTATGGCAAAGCGTGGATTTATCGCCTTATCGAAACAGGTCAATTTCCTAAATCAGTAAAAATTGGTACTCGCTCTATTGCTTTCATTGAATCGGAAGTGGATGAGTGGGTAGCAAATAAGATTGCTGAATCACGCACTGGTGAGGTGGCATAA
- a CDS encoding antA/AntB antirepressor family protein, with product MKNKNMAITGQGGTLPENELAGTFDYLIPVINNRINGKEIQSVSSRKLHSFLKVGRDYTSWIKGRIKQYGFVENIDYIVVENLSSPKRGSTKFRQQFEHDYIVSLNMGKELSMVERNDQGKLARQYFIECEERLRRAAPEEHKAAMQDWRKNRVAACEDHKNMAEAMKGYIERTGDNQKGFAYSNESRFINKLILGVNPTQWAKSKGIKSKEIRDNMSTEQLKLLAYLEARNCAFLDLDTPTAQRKAQLTELAQRWLVQRLEAN from the coding sequence ATGAAAAATAAAAATATGGCCATAACTGGTCAGGGGGGCACTCTGCCTGAAAATGAGCTAGCGGGTACATTTGATTATTTAATTCCTGTTATTAATAACCGTATTAACGGGAAAGAAATTCAATCAGTGAGTAGTCGTAAATTACATTCATTTCTAAAAGTTGGTCGTGACTATACTAGCTGGATTAAAGGGCGAATTAAACAATATGGCTTTGTTGAGAATATCGATTATATCGTTGTGGAAAATTTGAGCTCACCAAAACGGGGGAGCACAAAATTTAGGCAGCAATTCGAGCATGACTATATTGTCAGCCTCAACATGGGAAAAGAGCTGTCTATGGTTGAACGTAATGACCAGGGCAAATTAGCACGCCAATATTTTATCGAATGTGAGGAGCGACTGCGCAGAGCCGCGCCAGAAGAACATAAAGCCGCTATGCAGGACTGGCGCAAAAATCGTGTTGCTGCATGTGAAGATCATAAAAATATGGCCGAGGCGATGAAAGGCTATATTGAGCGCACAGGTGACAACCAGAAAGGCTTTGCGTATAGCAATGAGTCACGTTTTATCAATAAATTGATACTTGGTGTCAACCCTACTCAATGGGCTAAAAGCAAAGGCATTAAGTCTAAAGAAATCAGAGATAACATGAGTACAGAGCAGTTAAAACTACTAGCCTACTTAGAGGCTCGTAATTGTGCTTTCCTTGACTTAGATACACCTACAGCGCAGAGAAAGGCTCAACTAACTGAGTTGGCTCAGCGTTGGCTAGTCCAGCGCTTGGAGGCTAACTAA